The genomic region ACAACGGCAATTCTTTAATTAACATCGCGTCGGGCGCATTGTCGACGATTCAGGGCATGCTCGGCACTATGCAGACGCTTGCTACCAACGCTGCGAACGGTACTAACAGTACTCAAAATTTGCAGGCGCTTGAAAGCGAATTTTCTCAGCTTGCTTCAGAAATTACCCAGATAGCGAGTTCTACGTCGTTTAACGGTCTCAATCTTCTGACCGGCGGAAGCGGCAGCACTATCGGTGTAAGTGATTTTACATTTCAGATAGGTACCAATTCAGACACTGCTACAAGCCAGATTTCCGTATCTATACAGGGTGTAGCCGCTGGTCTTCTCGGATTGGCATCTTCTGGCGGTACTATTATTAACTCGTCTTTAAATAATGTAACTCTTGTTGGTTCAACTACCGACAATACTTCTGCGTTAGTCGCTCTTTCCGCTGTTCAGGCTGCTATAAACCAGGTTTCGGGTATAAGCGGTCAGCTCGGTTCTTATCAGAACAGGGTTACGCAGATTATGGCTAATCTTCAGACGGAAGGCACAAATACTTCTGCAGCGTACGATAATATTATGGACGTTAATTTTGCTAAGCAGACATCGCAATATACGCTGCTTTCAACATTAGCCCAATCTGGCGAGGCTATGCTTTCCCAGGCTTCTACTGTCAATCAGGGGCTTTTAAACTTAGTAAGGGCAATATAAAACAGCGACATGACGTCTGAAATGGATGAAACATGGAAATTATTATTATGATTGTGCGGTTTTAATTGTTGGTTTTGATATTACAGTGAATATTTTGTATGCTAATAATTAATAGGATGATGCCCGCGGCGTAAAAACCGCGGGGCTGATTCCATAAACAGTGTTTTCATATTTTTTGTTGCAGATAGAAGACACAAAAAGAGGCGGTGTGTGCTATGACTAATATAGCGGACAGTCTAAATTCGATAAATGTTCAACAGGGAGGTTTCTCTGGTAACGCCGCTGTTCCTCATGCCGGCGGTTCGCAAAGTGTTGCGGGCGATTTAGCAAAAGTAAATTCTGAGGCTGCAGGTGCGGTTTTTGTCTCCGCAAACGGAACGCAAAATACCGGCAGCGTCAAGTCTGCAGTGAAAGATACGGCTGTGCCTGTTGTTGAGGCAAATAAAAATTTACAGACGGTTCTTAAGGCTGAGATCAAAGAAAGTTTAAATCCTGTTCCTGCGCTTTCAACATTAACCCTTTTTAAATGGGACCCGAAAGCCGGCGGAACTGTTATAGATATAGTTAACTCTAAAACCGGAAAGGTCGAGTCGCAGATTCCGTCCGAGGAGTTTATAAAGTACATGATGTCTCATTACCAGAAAGGGGCATTGCTGAACGAGAAATTATAAAAATTGCAGATTATCGGTATTCCATTATAATACTGAATATAAAGTTTATAGGTTTATAGTTAGTTTGATTGTTTTACCTGTAGTTTTTTTGATGTTTTATTATTTTTATTCTAATTTCATTTATATTATTTATATATTATAAAGATGACGTTAAGGAGGCGATATAAATGTCTGTCCCTTCATTAAGCAGCAGTGCCGCAAGCAGCGGAAGCACTCCTATTTCATACCCTAATCAGGGGTTAATAGTCGCCGGTACGGGACTGTCTTCCGGAATAGATTATACTACCTTGCTCAATGCAATAGATAAGAGTCTTTCAGAGCCTATTACGCTTATGAAAGACCAGGAGTCGCCGTTAAACAATGAATTGAGCGCATGGAGCACGATAGGTTCAGCTGTGTCTAATTTAAATTCTGCCGCTGCTGCGTTAGGTCAGACTTCGCTGTTTAATACATATTCTGCTACATCAAGCGATTCTTCGGTTGCAACGGCAACTGCTTCATCGTCGGCGATTCCGGGAACTTATAGTCTAAGCGTCAGCGCTCTTGCTACTCAGGATGTTATGGCTTCTCAGGGAGTTGCGGCAACTTCAACCGCGGTGTCCAGCTCAGGAGCTACAGGAACTTATGATATAACGGTAAACGGAAAAACAACCGATGTGGCTTTAAATTCTTCCACCGGCTATACGCTTGCCGATCTTTCTCAAGCAATAAACAATTCAGGTGCCGGAGTCAGCGCATCGATTATAAATAACGGCAGCTCTACCGATCCGTATCAGCTTGTTCTGACCAGTAATAATACCGGAACGAATAACGATATATCTGTAACTGATCCGACGCTTGCTACGTCTTCTACCGCTACTGCCCTTACTTTTTCAACGACGCAAGCAGCTCAAAATGCAGCTTTGACTTACGGCGGAATAAGTATTACGAGCCAGTCAAATACGGTTAATGACGTCATTCCGGGTGTCACATTAAATCTGGCTTCTACAGGTTCTGCTACTATTACGGTTGGGCTTGATACAAACGCGATAGATTCTGCCGTGAATAATTTTGTATCTTCTTATAATAAACTGCTAAGCGATGCGTCGGCTCAGCAGACATACAATAAGAGTACTAAATCAACAGGACCGCTCGGCGGTAATCCTGCGCTCGCCAGTCTTGTAAACAGTTTATACAGTTTTATGGGAAGCGAAGCTCCGGGCATGACAGGCAGCAGCGGACTTCCTTCGACCTACGGAATTACCGAAAACGCAGACGGTTCCGGTCAACTGCAGCTTAATGCAACGACATTAAACAGTATGCTGACATCGAATCCTCAGCAGGTTCAGCAATTTTTCAGCGCGCTTGCAAACGGGTCTCCGACAGCCGACGGTGTTTCCGAAAAAGGAGGAATGACCAATTTTTTAAATTCTTACACAAATCCTGCAAACGGGGTTATTTATTTTGAGCAGCAGCAGATTAATTCGCAGCTTAAAAACATGAACAAGCAGATTGCTTCTCAAACCGCAATGGTGCAGCAGCAGATGGGGATGTATGTAAAACAGTTTGCAGCTTTAGAACAGTACGTCGGAGAGATGAAAACTACAAGTGCCGCATTGGCAAGCCAGATAGGTCAGATGCCGTCAACAACCACAGGCGGTTAATCAAGTTTGAGGGATAAATATTTCAAATTTAAATTAAATATAGAACAAATTTAAATATGAGATGAATTTAAATACGGAATAAATCTAAATAAAGTGTAGAAGAACCGATGTCGTCTAATATTAAATAAATTATTAAATAAATGAAAAAAAATGTATTTTTAAAATGGAGCAAAAAAGATTATGCTTAACACTGGTGCGTATCAATATCAAAATGTCGCAGCTTCTACAATAGATAACGGAACTGTTATTCTTATGGCATATGAAGGAGCCATTACTTTTATTCAACAGGCAAAAGAAAAACTTGCTCAGAATGATTATGCTGGAAAATCTATTGCTATATCCAATGCCGTTGCTTTAATAAATGAGTTGAATTTAAATCTTAATATGGAAAAAGGCGGAGAAACCGCAAAAAATCTTAGCAAGCTTTATGTTTTTTTATCATATCATCTCACTACCGCAAATCTTAAGAAAGATTCTCATAAACTTGATGAATCTTTAGTGGTTTTAGAAAATCTTGTAAACGGCTGGAAAATAATTTTAGAGAAAGAAAAACAGCGTGCGGCGGCGTCAGCTAATGCTATACCCGAAAGTTCGGTTGCTAACGATACGGTAAACGCAGCAGTATCATCGGTGTCAAGCCGCATATAATACCTTAATCCGCAATAGAAAAGGTTTATGCATTATATAAGGAAAAGGTGTCAGATTTCATTTTTTTCAAAAAAATTAATCTGACACCTTTTCCAATATGATTGCAGTTGCATCATAGATAAACAAAATGAATTAGATAAAAATTATATATATCATACATAACTTAATTATATTGTAAATGAATGGGTAATAGCGCTGTATTTGTTTTTCAGATGAGAAGAATCGGCGATTTTTTTCAGTCGATTCCTTTAATAGACGGTCTGTATGCGAAGACAGGTATAAAAAAAATTAATGAAACAGCAAAAAATAAAGAAGAATCGAGAAATAAAGAAGAATTAAGAGAGAAAGAGAAATCAGAAAAAGAAGAAGAAATAGAAAAGAAAGTAAAAATCGATATATTTGCCGATATTAATATTACGGCTATAAAAGATTTTTTAATCGACGATGTTAAGCTTGTAACATTTAAAGATTTGTTTCCGGCGGAGGACGAAGATTATATCCGCCGGAATGATTCAGATTTTTTTAATTTATTTGATAATATAAGATACTGCGTTCTCCCTCTATTTAGTCGGTACGGTCTGGCTGCAAATCTCAATTATGATATCCTAAGCGGTCTTTTATTGGATTTTTTCGATAATGCAAATAAAAAAGGCTTTATATGTATTAATAAATCCCTTAAAACTTCTGAAGCGCTTTTGCGCCACGGAGCGGCTAATTATTTTTATAATTCTGTCAAAAACAGAAAACTCAATAAGCTCAATATAATTGATATATTTTCTCTTATAGGTCTGAATAAGCCTGCTGAATTAAAAATAAATTATGATATTTTAAAATTAAAATTTAACACCGAAAACAAAAATAAAAAAAATAAAAACAATAGAAGCAAGTTTAGAATCTGCATATCAACAGGCGCTTCGTCAGAAAAAAGATTATGGAGCACAAAAAATTATTCAAGACTTGCAGAACTGCTGCTGAAACATTTTAACTGCGAAATAACGTTTATAGGCACCAAGGAAGATGTTCCCGCTGCTGCGGCAATTAAAGATTTGCTGTTTTCTCGGTTATCTGACCCCGATAATATAAATATTACCGACAATACAGGTAATTTGTACAATAAAGAGAATATTGAAAGGAAAATAATAGATATAACCGGAAAAACCTCATTAAGCGAGCTTATTTATATAATTAAAGATTTTGACCTTATAATCTCGACAGACACTGGCACGCTTCATATAGCCCAGATTTTACAAGTGCCGGCAGTTTCTATTTTTATCGGCAACGCAAATTTTTACGAAACTGGTCCTCATTTAAATAAATCTTATGCGATATGCTCTAAGGCAGCTTGTTATCCGTGCTTGGAGCATGACCTGTGCAGATATAATTTTTCATGCAAAAATGATATAAAGCCCGAGGATGTATTTTCGCTGGCTGTTATGACGCTGAGAAAAAGCGGTTCTGCAAGAAAAGAGCTTATCTCTAATATCAAGAAAGGTAATTCTGAGGTTTTTTTCTGCGCCAATGCAGGTTCTATCCATTACTATCCTTTAGTAAAAAAATATATAAATAAAAATGAATTGGCATCTGAAATTTTAAAATACTGCTGGATTTATATTCTTTCAGGGTGCGGTGTTGAGCCTGACATTGACAATATTTTGAAAAATTGTAAAAAATATTATAAAATAAGCACGGCATTAATAGAAGAATTACAGTCGGATATTTCTTTTGTTATAACCGTTTTTGAAAACGGAAAACTTTCTTTCGCAAGGCTAGTCGGCGGCGGACTGGCAAATAGTTCGGATAGTCAGGAAAACAGTTCTTACGCTAAGTATTTTGACAGGTTTAAGAAAGCAGTAAAAGAAATAGGACGTAATTATGGATATTTAAAACTTGTTACGGATTATTTTATCGATGAGATAGATTTCTATAAAAATTCCGGCTCTAGTTCAGATTCAAACCCATATTCCGGTTCAGGTTCAAGCATAGATGAAAACCTATATGCAGATTCTGATGCCGGTTCAGACTTTATAGAAAAAACTTTTAACGATATAGTTTTGCTTTTAGACACGGCGGTAGATATTTTAACTCAGCTTGCCGCTATTGACCGAATAGCTTGATGCAGTCTAAATATTAACTTAGTACTATCTGATACTGCCTGATATATCTGATATTGGTCAGTATTATTTGGTACAACTTTGTATTGCTTAATATACCTGATATTAATCGTTATAGTCTGATATTGCTTGATATAACCGAGATTACCTGATATTATTCGGTATTGTATTGCTGCAAAAATTAAGTTAGCGCAATTTGCATAGTATAGGAATAAGTACTGATATATAATAATATGAGTTTAATAGATATGGATGCTAACAATTGTTTTGAAAAGAATGCTGAAATTTTAAAGAAAATCAATCCCGTTTTATTAGAAAAGATTTTAGCTTTTCGTAAAACTTCAGGCATAAATTTAGAACAAAACACAAAACTAACATTTGAACTTCTGCCCGCGAGAACAGGTATGCCGCATGAATGCTGCGGCGGCTCGACTTTTAAAATTAACGGCATAACCGTACATTCAGTGTATGATCCGGTTGCGGAAGGGAAAAAATGGGCAGCGTCCGTAATTGAAAAGTACGCTAAAAAGCACGAAAAGCCGGAAAATATTATTATATTCGGACTCGGTTTCGGCTATCATATAAAAGAGCTTATAAAGCTGCTTGAAAACAGATACGGAGAGATAAATCCGCTTAAAATTTCCGTACTTGAACCGTCCATAGAGTCTCTTAATTTTATATTGAGCAGCTGCGACTTTTCAGAATTGCTGTATAATAAAATATTGCTTTCCGTGCCTGAAAAGGATATTGTATTCGGCGAAACTGACCGGCAATTATTTGAACTTATTTCATATAAAAATATTTTTAAAAACGAATATACCCGCATACATAAGATATTTAACATAAATCAGTTTTTCAGCCCTTCTTCTTTCAGAGTTCTTATAGCCCAGCCTATGTACGGCGGTTCTTCTACAATAGGAAATTATATATACAGGGCTTTTCTGAATTGCGGATATAACGCCGATATTATGGATTTTTCCAGATTTTACGATGGGTATAAGTATCTGAACGAATTTACCCAGAACGAAGACCATATTAATTCATTAAGGCAGATGCTTTCAAATCTTATGTCCGAAGCTCTGCTTTCGGCAGTGATGAACAATCCGCCCGATATGGTACTTTTTATGGCACAGTCGCCTGCGACTGAGAGGGTTATTTTAAGACTTAGGAGTATGGGAATAATCACGGCATACTGGTTTGTAGAAGATTTCAGAACGCTCACCTACTGGAGCGGCATAGCCAAACATGTCGATTATTTTTTCACAATCCAGAAGGATGATTTTTTTAAAGAATTGGAGAATATGGGTCTGCACAATTTTTACTATATACCTCTTGCCTGTCTTCCGTCATTTCATGATAGAATCGCCAAAAATAGCAATAATGATGCAGATATTAAAGGTGCCGATAAAAACTATAATAAAAATAATACTGCTAATAATAATTACGATAGTGTTAGTTATAATAATAATGATGATGATACTATTATAGATAATAATGATGTCAGCAATAAGCGTAATAACAGCAATGATGCAAATGATGCAGATAATAACGTCAATAAATATGACGATGATGAAAAAAAATACGGCAGCGATGTGAGTTTTGCAGGCGCAGGCTATTTTAACAGGAAAAACGTATTTGCAAAACTTACCGATTTTAATTTTAAAATATGGGGCAATGACTGGATAGCCGATATGCCTTTGAGCCTTTTAATACAGGACGGCGGAAAACGTTTTACCGAAGAAGAAGCCGTAAAGATATATAATTATTCAAAGATAAATATCAATCTTCATTCATCAATGTGGCACTGGGATATAAATCCCGACGGAGATTTTTTAAATCCGCGCGTTTACGAGATACTTGGCTGCGGCGGATTTCAGCTCGTTGACAGGCGCAGATATTTAAAAGGTATTTTTGAAGACGGCAAAGACTTAGTAGTATTTGATAGCGTGGAAGATTTAAGAAAAAAAATACGCTATTATTTAGATAACGAAGCTGAACGGTCGGCTATCGC from Candidatus Acididesulfobacter guangdongensis harbors:
- the fliS gene encoding flagellar export chaperone FliS, which translates into the protein MLNTGAYQYQNVAASTIDNGTVILMAYEGAITFIQQAKEKLAQNDYAGKSIAISNAVALINELNLNLNMEKGGETAKNLSKLYVFLSYHLTTANLKKDSHKLDESLVVLENLVNGWKIILEKEKQRAAASANAIPESSVANDTVNAAVSSVSSRI